The following coding sequences lie in one Aspergillus puulaauensis MK2 DNA, chromosome 3, nearly complete sequence genomic window:
- a CDS encoding uncharacterized protein (TransMembrane:2 (i42-63o69-88i)) — translation MDVRKQDPTKDGSRTRIRSVYSDANGRIAIAIAAKPSTGREIGTAMSIRSISSVILLLVWPVALYLNDGITSTIIGRLYMVVMIACWLQEADWVRLLREIFDRLGLFGRRLDIGFGFG, via the exons ATGGACGTTCGCAAGCAAGACCCTACGAAAGACG GCTCGAGAACTCGCATTCGATCGGTGTATTCAGATGCGAATGGAAGAATTGCAATTGCGATTGCGGCCAAACCTTCAACCGGAAGGGAGATAGGGACCGCCATGTCGATACGCAGCATCTCGAGCGTTATCCTGTTGCTTGTCTGGCCTGTGGCGCTGTATTTAAACGACGGGATAACCTCGACCATCATTGGAAGACTGTACATGGTGGTAATGATAGCCTGTTGGCTGCAAGAGGCGGATTGGGTTAGACTATTGCGCGAGATATTCGATCGTTTAGGGTTATTCGGTAGGAGGCTAGATATCgggtttgggtttggttAG
- a CDS encoding uncharacterized protein (COG:S;~EggNog:ENOG410PUAJ;~TransMembrane:2 (o619-640i652-673o)) translates to MSNSTPGTDANVPELESEPRNEPRVDIQTEPLEAPEDEDLADEYSESGVSEDLFSDESQSSRTSAISTDMTAAGTAEVVQLLLDDYLIDSCAKEALRGTAIPREKFQNKLRRILKQWSQELKLESEPEPYEKHVAPLFIRRLSNNVSYQLCASITGEDGGNLQLSTVPDETDHRAKVEKYLQQGRERYQKSKRPSRDPNGGPDDDSQSDTDSEDDELGIDFEFPNLERLRQVLVESQSYQTLRENIFYLIYPNLHQRLKKRMVRLSQSNRLSPGEGHQYHTIISETQYASPYTMYLSHQERKGWVNACQGLIEKWTKMKWDWWPLRPYRRTLAPDERRLDWICCGQQRWIELTTAVADKVQQCLDKYLADDMSTQDLRQLLAQDRTRNPSEYRPSHGYSNPPTRPLGTNLQSNAPKPGSIGPPPPAAPSQSSGVSVRVPHQLNTNVQGTVKQERYVIFLVKRADRYLMSQVDVCQLCDNTFFQSLRTEYRRLRGWLRNLFSVWRYSHCDFYQFEKFDDSAYAPKLKDNYPPCKDHYEYNPEPMDIIPPITEHEFYSRFYACYTPSHSPVHMFHTCRQHTSGHSDALALLPKKKTKLEEHGSKRERFWGIYAQEIVCFRWVVAYNLGCMLPMLVLFVLWMLPLGYRKDLQNASVPATVMVGMLTLFWTVFLGTLRYPGSR, encoded by the exons ATGAGCAACTCGACGCCAGGAACTGATGCAAACGTGCCTGAACTGGAAAGCGAGCCACGAAATGAGCCCCGAGTTGACATCCAGACCGAGCCCCTGGAAGCgcctgaagacgaagatctgGCCGATGAATACTCCGAGTCCGGCGTTTCTGAAGATCTCTTCTCAGATGAGTCACAATCAAGTCGCACGTCGGCAATATCCACAGATATGACTGCGGCTGGGACTGCAGAGGTGGTGCAGTTACTACTCGACGACTACCTGATAGATTCATGTGCGAAAGAGGCTTTACGTGGGACGGCTATACCCAGGGAAAAGTTCCAGAATAAGCTGCGCCGAATTCTCAAACAGTGGTCCCAGGAGCTGAAACTGGAGTCTGAACCCGAACCGTACGAGAAGCATGTTGCACCACTCTTTATCAGACGCCTTTCAAATAATGTATCTTACCAGCTTTGCGCCTCCATTACCGGCGAGGACGGTGGAAATTTGCAATTAAGCACGGTGCCGGATGAAACAGACCATCGGGCCAAGGTAGAGAAATATCTGCAGCAGGGACGCGAGCGTTACCAGAAAAGTAAACGCCCATCTCGAGATCCCAATGGAGGCCCTGATGACGACTCACAATCAGATACCGAtagtgaagatgatgagcttgGGATAGACTTCGAGTTCCCGAACCTGGAACGGCTTCGACAGGTTCTCGTCGAGAGCCAGTCCTATCAAACCCTCCGAGAGAACATATTTTACCTTATATATCCAAATCTGCATCAGAGGTTGAAGAAACGAATGGTCCGTCTTTCTCAATCGAACCGTCTGTCTCCGGGAGAAGGTCATCAATACCACACAATCATCAGTGAGACGCAGTACGCTTCTCCGTACACCATGTATCTCAGCCATCAGGAAAGGAAGGGTTGGGTAAATGCTTGCCAGGGGCTGATAGAGAAATGGACCAAGATGAAGTGGGATTGGTGGCCACTGAGACCGTATAGGAGGACTCTGGCTCCCGACGAACGAAGGCTGGACTGGATATGC TGTGGACAGCAACGATGGATAGAGCTGACTACGGCCGTGGCAGACAAGGTTCAACAATGCCTTGACAAGTATCTTGCTGACGATATGAGCACACAGGACCTTAGGCAACTGCTAGCACAAGACAGAACGCGAAATCCGTCCGAGTACCGTCCGAGCCACGGTTATAGCAATCCTCCGACTCGGCCATTGGGCACAAATCTACAATCGAACGCGCCGAAGCCTGGTTCTATCGGACCACCTCCCCCTGCTGCCCCATCCCAGTCGAGCGGAGTATCTGTCCGAGTACCGCACCAACTGAACACCAACGTACAGGGCACTGTGAAGCAGGAGAGATACGTAATATTTCTAGTAAAGCGAGCAGACAGATATCTCATGTCCCAGGTTGACGTTTGCCAACTCTGTGATAATACATTCTTCCAGTCGCTCCGCACAGAGTATCGTCGGCTGCGCGGGTGGTTGCGGAACTTGTTCAGCGTGTGGCGATATTCGCACTGCGATTTCTACCAG TTCGAGAAATTCGACGATTCCGCGTATGCACCGAAGCTGAAGGATAATTACCCACCCTGCAAAGACCACTACGAGTATAACCCAGAGCCAATGGATATCATCCCGCCAATAACCGAGCATGAATTCTACTCGAGGTTCTATGCCTGTTATACGCCGAGCCATTCACCGGTCCATATGTTTCATACATGCAGACAGCATACAAGCGGCCACAGTGAtgcccttgcccttcttcccaAGAAAAAGACTAAATTGGAGGAACATGGGAGCAAGCGGGAGCGGTTCTGGGGAATTTACGCCCAAGAGATTGTTTGCTTTCGGTGGGTCGTCGCATACAATCTCGGCTGTATGCTCCCTATGTTGGTCTTATTCGTTCTGTGGATGCTCCCGTTGGGTTATAGAAAAGACCTCCAAAATGCCTCTGTACCTGCCACCGTCATGGTCGGGATGCTGACTTTGTTTTGGACTGTCTTTCTCGGAACCTTACGGTATCCGGGGTCGAGGTAA
- a CDS encoding nuclear transport factor 2 family protein (InterPro:IPR037401,IPR032710;~PFAM:PF13577) codes for MTSDTNLSLTVKALQERLNLLEDKQALHELLDQYCKTPDRHDFRGHANTYAENGQQQYGPWGPVKGRDNIARMIEKNESNVVDQLHYMTNMRFEVDGDTATGSSYLIMVVIRDAEKRTDTLWQGGPYEWTFVRTESGWRIKTMKLQATWMNREDPLGVFSTAMKV; via the coding sequence ATGACTTCCGATACAAATCTCAGCTTGACAGTAAAGGCACTACAGGAACGCCTCAATCTTCTCGAAGACAAGCAAGCCCTCCACGAGCTTCTCGACCAGTACTGCAAAACCCCGGACAGGCATGACTTTCGAGGCCACGCAAACACATATGCCGAAAATGGGCAACAACAATATGGCCCGTGGGGACCCGTGAAAGGCCGCGACAACATCGCGCGAATGAtcgaaaagaatgaaagcAACGTTGTAGATCAATTGCATTACATGACGAATATGCGGTTCGAAGTCGATGGTGATACGGCTACTGGGTCCTCATATTTGATTATGGTCGTTATCAGAGATGCGGAGAAGCGGACGGATACTTTGTGGCAGGGAGGCCCCTATGAGTGGACGTTTGTGAGAACGGAGTCGGGCTGGCGGATcaagacgatgaagctgCAGGCGACTTGGATGAATCGGGAGGATCCTTTGGGTGTCTTCAGCACAGCGATGAAGGTGTGA
- a CDS encoding uncharacterized protein (COG:S;~EggNog:ENOG410PHZM;~TransMembrane:7 (o25-48i55-80o92-115i122-143o163-187i199-223o235-254i)): MADLHLTPPGLVYGLDNGVPFAREMIFAVFLALALFNSVELVTLTCWTFSQYRGLYFWCLLSSSVGMIPYVVGCILHYWAGAPLGLTLPLSWIGFVAVVPVQSFILYSRLFLVFYHDKFLRWLLVGIIISSTLLLIPNSVAMYGSAFVSSPTWNYAYGVTERLQVTGFCVQELGISMIYIMSTVKLLKVSPEGKNRAKLILYELLGINTVTIILDIAIIVVEFLNYYTLQVCLKVFVYSVKVKLEFAVLGRLVAITSTRRAKQRDRVRRTSFIGNTHDLSDFTNGGATSSAQGPASLGMAEVDRSSPTRRASGNVPQPSALKEVRSATM; encoded by the coding sequence ATGGCGGACCTGCATCTGACGCCCCCCGGACTCGTCTACGGGCTAGACAACGGTGTCCCCTTCGCCAGGGAAATGATTTTTGCTGTCTTTCTGGCCCTCGCCCTTTTTAACTCCGTGGAGCTCGTCACGCTCACATGCTGGACATTTAGTCAATATCGCGGGTTATACTTTTGGTGCCTTCTTAGCTCTTCTGTCGGCATGATCCCATATGTCGTTGGTTGCATCCTCCACTATTGGGCCGGTGCACCTCTAGGGCTCACCCTGCCTCTGTCCTGGATCGGCTTTGTCGCCGTTGTCCCCGTTCAATCTTTCATTCTCTACTCCCGACTATTCCTGGTCTTCTATCACGACAAGTTCCTCCGCTGGCTTCTGGTGgggattattatttcttCTACCCTCCTGCTCATCCCGAATTCGGTCGCCATGTATGGCTCGGCTTTTGTAAGTTCACCGACTTGGAACTACGCCTACGGTGTGACAGAGCGGCTACAAGTAACCGGATTCTGCGTCCAGGAGCTTGGGATCTCCATGATATATATCATGTCAACCGTGAAGCTCCTCAAAGTAAGCCCCGAGGGAAAGAACCGCGCCAAGCTCATCTTGTACGAGTTGTTGGGCATCAATACAGTCACCATCATTCTagacatcgccatcatcgtgGTGGAGTTCTTGAACTACTACACCCTTCAGGTTTGTTTGAAGGTGTTTGTTTACAGCGTCAAGGTTAAGCTGGAATTTGCAGTCCTGGGCAGACTCGTCGCCATTACAAGCACGAGGCGGGCAAAACAGCGCGATCGCGTTCGGCGGACCTCATTTATTGGGAATACCCATGACCTGTCCGACTTTACCAATGGAGGCGCGACTAGTTCGGCTCAGGGACCGGCTTCGCTTGGTATGGCGGAGGTCGATCGGTCCAGTCCTACGAGGAGGGCTTCGGGGAATGTACCACAGCCTAGTGCTTTGAAGGAAGTGAGGTCGGCAACTATGTGA